The following proteins come from a genomic window of Bubalus kerabau isolate K-KA32 ecotype Philippines breed swamp buffalo chromosome 20, PCC_UOA_SB_1v2, whole genome shotgun sequence:
- the COPG1 gene encoding coatomer subunit gamma-1 isoform X1 — protein MLKKFDKKDEESGGGSNPFQHLEKSAVLQEARVFNETPINPRKCAHILTKILYLINQGEHLGTTEATEAFFAMTKLFQSNDPTLRRMCYLTIKEMSCIAEDVIIVTSSLTKDMTGKEDSYRGPAVRALCQITDSTMLQAIERYMKQAIVDKVPSVSSSALVSSLHLLKCSFDVVKRWVNEAQEAASSDNIMVQYHALGLLYHVRKNDRLAVSKMISKFTRHGLKSPFAYCMMIRVASRQLEDEDGSRDSPLFDFIESCLRNKHEMVVYEAASAIVNLPGCSAKELAPAVSVLQLFCSSPKAALRYAAVRTLNKVAMKHPSAVTACNLDLENLVTDANRSIATLAITTLLKTGSEGSIDRLMKQISSFMSEITDEFKVVVVQAISALCQKYPRKHAVLMSFLFSMLREEGGFEYKRAIVDCIISIIEENAESKETGLSHLCEFIEDCEFTVLATRILHLLGQEGPRTSNPSKYIRFIYNRVVLEHAEVRAGAVSALAKFGAQNEEMLPSILVLLKRCVMDDDNEVRDRATFYLNVLEQKQKALNAGYILNGLAVSIPGLERALQQYTLEPSEKPFDLKSVPLATAPVAEQRTESTPVTAAKQPEKVAATRQEIFQEQLAAVPEFQGLGPLFKSSPEPVALTESETEYVIRCTKHTFTDHMVFQFDCTNTLNDQTLENVTVQMEPTEAYEVLCYVPARSLPYNQPGTCYTLVALPKEDPTAVACTFSCVMKFTVKDCDPTTGEADDEGYEDEYVLEDLEVTIADHIQKVMKLNFEAAWDEVGDEFQKEETFTLSTIKTLEEAVGNIVKFLGMHPCERSDKVPDNKNMHTLLLAGVFRGGHDILVRSRLLLLDTVTMQVTARSSEELPVDIVLASVG, from the exons ATGCTGAAGAAATTCGACAAGAAGGACGAGGAATCGG GTGGAGGCTCCAACCCGTTCCAGCACCTGGAGAAGAGTGCGGTCCTGCAGGAG GCCCGTGTGTTTAACGAAACGCCCATCAATCCTCGGAAATGTGCCCACATCCTCACCAAGATCCTTTACCTCATAAACCAG GGGGAGCACCTGGGGACTACGGAAGCGACCGAGGCCTTCTTCGCCATGACCAAACTCTTTCAGTCCAATGAC CCCACCCTCCGTCGGATGTGCTACTTGACCATCAAGGAGATGTCGTGCATCGCAGAGGATGTCATCATCGTGACCAGCAG CCTGACCAAGGACATGACCGGCAAGGAGGACAGCTACCGGGGCCCGGCCGTGCGTGCCCTCTGCCAGATCACCGAC AGCACCATGCTGCAGGCCATCGAGCGCTACATGAAGCAGGCCATCGTGGATAAGGTGCCCAGCGTCTCCAGCTCCGCTCTCGTGTCTTCACTG CACCTGCTCAAGTGCAGCTTCGACGTGGTCAAGCGCTGGGTGAATGAGGCCCAGGAGGCTGCGTCCAGTGACAACATCATGGTCCAG TACCACGCGCTGGGGCTCCTGTACCACGTGCGGAAAAACGACCGCCTGGCcgtcagcaagatgatcagcaaGTTCACGCGGCACGGCCTCAAGTCGCCCTTCGCCTACTGCATGATGATCCGCGTGGCCAGCCGGCAGCTGGAGGACGAGGACGGCAG CCGTGACAGCCCGCTGTTCGACTTCATCGAGAGCTGCCTGCGCAATAAGCACGAGATGGTGGTGTACGAGGCCGCCTCGGCCATTGTCAACCTGCCCGGGTGCAGCGCCAAGGAGCTGGCCCCAGCTGTCTCAG TGCTCCAGCTCTTCTGCAGCTCCCCCAAGGCCGCCCTCCGTTATGCCGCCGTCCGCACCCTCAACAAG GTGGCCATGAAGCACCCATCCGCAGTGACGGCCTGTAACCTGGACCTGGAGAACCTGGTGACGGACGCGAACCGCAGCATCGCCACTCTGGCCATCACCACCCTGCTCAAGACGGGCAGCGAGGGCAGCATTGACCGCCTCATGAAGCAGATCTCCTCCTTCATGTCCGAGATCACAGACGAATTCAAG GTCGTGGTGGTGCAGGCCATCAGCGCGCTGTGTCAGAAGTACCCCCGCAAGCACGCCGTGCTCATGAGCTTCCTGTTCTCCATGCTGCGGGAAGAG GGCGGCTTCGAGTACAAGCGGGCCATCGTGGACTGCATCATCAGCATTATCGAGGAGAACGCAGAGAGCAAGGAGACGGGGCTGTCCCACCTATGCGAGTTCATCGAGGACTGCGAGTTCACCGTGCTGGCCACGCGCATCCTGCACCTGCTGGGCCAGGAGGGGCCCAGGACCAGCAACCCCTCCAAATACATCCGATTCATCTACAACCGCGTGGTGCTGGAGCACGCCGAGGTCCGCGCAG GCGCTGTGAGTGCTCTGGCCAAGTTTGGGGCGCAGAACGAAGAGATGCTGCCCAGTATCCTGGTGCTGCTGAAGAG GTGTGTGATGGATGACGACAACGAGGTCAGGGACCGGGCCACCTTCTACCTCAACGTGCTGGAGCAGAAGCAGAAGGCCCTCAATGCAGGCTACATCCTGAACG GTCTGGCCGTGTCCATCCCGGGTCTGGAGCGGGCACTGCAGCAGTACACTCTGGAGCCGTCGGAGAAGCCCTTCGACCTCAAGTCCGTGCCCCTGGCCACCGCGCCCGTGGCGGAGCAGAGGACAG AAAGCACCCCGGTCACCGCCGCCAAGCAGCCCGAGAAGGTGGCCGCCACCCGGCAGGAGATCTTCCAGG AGCAGCTGGCGGCTGTGCCCGAGTTCCAGGGGCTGGGGCCCCTCTTCAAGTCCTCGCCTGAGCCCGTGGCCCTCACTGAGTCGGAGACGGAGTACGTCATCCGCTGCACGAAGCACACCTTCACTGACCACATGGTCTTCCAG TTTGACTGCACGAACACACTCAACGACCAGACCCTGGAGAACGTCACGGTGCAGATGGAGCCCACGGAGGCCTATGAGGTGCTGTGTTACGTGCCTGCCCGGAGCCTGCCCTACAACCAGCCTGGGACCTGCTACACGCTGGTGGCCCTGCCCAAGGAAGACCCCACGGCGG TGGCCTGCACGTTCAGCTGCGTGATGAAGTTCACCGTCAAAGACTGCGACCCCACCACCGGGGAGGCGGACGACGAGGGCTACGAGGACGAGTATGTG CTGGAGGATCTGGAAGTCACGATAGCGGATCACATCCAGAAGGTCATGAAGCTGAACTTCGAGGCAGCCTGGGACGAGGTGGGGGATGAGTTCCAGAAGGAGGAGACGTTCACCTTGTCCACCATCAAGACACTCGAGG AGGCTGTGGGCAATATCGTCAAGTTCTTAGGAATGCACCCTTGTGAGCGGTCTGACAAAGTGCCGGACAACAAGAACATGCACACGCTGCTCCTGGCCG GCGTGTTCCGGGGCGGCCATGACATCCTGGTGCGCTCCCGGCTGCTGCTTTTGGACACAGTCACTATGCAGGTGACAGCCAGAAGTTCGGAGGAGCTGCCGGTGGACATCGTCTTGGCGTCTGTGGGCTAG
- the COPG1 gene encoding coatomer subunit gamma-1 isoform X2: MLKKFDKKDEESGGGSNPFQHLEKSAVLQEARVFNETPINPRKCAHILTKILYLINQGEHLGTTEATEAFFAMTKLFQSNDPTLRRMCYLTIKEMSCIAEDVIIVTSSLTKDMTGKEDSYRGPAVRALCQITDSTMLQAIERYMKQAIVDKVPSVSSSALVSSLHLLKCSFDVVKRWVNEAQEAASSDNIMVQYHALGLLYHVRKNDRLAVSKMISKFTRHGLKSPFAYCMMIRVASRQLEDEDGSRDSPLFDFIESCLRNKHEMVVYEAASAIVNLPGCSAKELAPAVSVLQLFCSSPKAALRYAAVRTLNKVAMKHPSAVTACNLDLENLVTDANRSIATLAITTLLKTGSEGSIDRLMKQISSFMSEITDEFKVVVVQAISALCQKYPRKHAVLMSFLFSMLREEGGFEYKRAIVDCIISIIEENAESKETGLSHLCEFIEDCEFTVLATRILHLLGQEGPRTSNPSKYIRFIYNRVVLEHAEVRAGAVSALAKFGAQNEEMLPSILVLLKRCVMDDDNEVRDRATFYLNVLEQKQKALNAGYILNGLAVSIPGLERALQQYTLEPSEKPFDLKSVPLATAPVAEQRTESTPVTAAKQPEKVAATRQEIFQEQLAAVPEFQGLGPLFKSSPEPVALTESETEYVIRCTKHTFTDHMVFQFDCTNTLNDQTLENVTVQMEPTEAYEVLCYVPARSLPYNQPGTCYTLVALPKEDPTAVACTFSCVMKFTVKDCDPTTGEADDEGYEDEYVLEDLEVTIADHIQKVMKLNFEAAWDEVGDEFQKEETFTLSTIKTLEEAVGNIVKFLGMHPCERSDKVPDNKNMHTLLLAAALSTFPVFCIYHHHPPPELPVIPDVFPD; the protein is encoded by the exons ATGCTGAAGAAATTCGACAAGAAGGACGAGGAATCGG GTGGAGGCTCCAACCCGTTCCAGCACCTGGAGAAGAGTGCGGTCCTGCAGGAG GCCCGTGTGTTTAACGAAACGCCCATCAATCCTCGGAAATGTGCCCACATCCTCACCAAGATCCTTTACCTCATAAACCAG GGGGAGCACCTGGGGACTACGGAAGCGACCGAGGCCTTCTTCGCCATGACCAAACTCTTTCAGTCCAATGAC CCCACCCTCCGTCGGATGTGCTACTTGACCATCAAGGAGATGTCGTGCATCGCAGAGGATGTCATCATCGTGACCAGCAG CCTGACCAAGGACATGACCGGCAAGGAGGACAGCTACCGGGGCCCGGCCGTGCGTGCCCTCTGCCAGATCACCGAC AGCACCATGCTGCAGGCCATCGAGCGCTACATGAAGCAGGCCATCGTGGATAAGGTGCCCAGCGTCTCCAGCTCCGCTCTCGTGTCTTCACTG CACCTGCTCAAGTGCAGCTTCGACGTGGTCAAGCGCTGGGTGAATGAGGCCCAGGAGGCTGCGTCCAGTGACAACATCATGGTCCAG TACCACGCGCTGGGGCTCCTGTACCACGTGCGGAAAAACGACCGCCTGGCcgtcagcaagatgatcagcaaGTTCACGCGGCACGGCCTCAAGTCGCCCTTCGCCTACTGCATGATGATCCGCGTGGCCAGCCGGCAGCTGGAGGACGAGGACGGCAG CCGTGACAGCCCGCTGTTCGACTTCATCGAGAGCTGCCTGCGCAATAAGCACGAGATGGTGGTGTACGAGGCCGCCTCGGCCATTGTCAACCTGCCCGGGTGCAGCGCCAAGGAGCTGGCCCCAGCTGTCTCAG TGCTCCAGCTCTTCTGCAGCTCCCCCAAGGCCGCCCTCCGTTATGCCGCCGTCCGCACCCTCAACAAG GTGGCCATGAAGCACCCATCCGCAGTGACGGCCTGTAACCTGGACCTGGAGAACCTGGTGACGGACGCGAACCGCAGCATCGCCACTCTGGCCATCACCACCCTGCTCAAGACGGGCAGCGAGGGCAGCATTGACCGCCTCATGAAGCAGATCTCCTCCTTCATGTCCGAGATCACAGACGAATTCAAG GTCGTGGTGGTGCAGGCCATCAGCGCGCTGTGTCAGAAGTACCCCCGCAAGCACGCCGTGCTCATGAGCTTCCTGTTCTCCATGCTGCGGGAAGAG GGCGGCTTCGAGTACAAGCGGGCCATCGTGGACTGCATCATCAGCATTATCGAGGAGAACGCAGAGAGCAAGGAGACGGGGCTGTCCCACCTATGCGAGTTCATCGAGGACTGCGAGTTCACCGTGCTGGCCACGCGCATCCTGCACCTGCTGGGCCAGGAGGGGCCCAGGACCAGCAACCCCTCCAAATACATCCGATTCATCTACAACCGCGTGGTGCTGGAGCACGCCGAGGTCCGCGCAG GCGCTGTGAGTGCTCTGGCCAAGTTTGGGGCGCAGAACGAAGAGATGCTGCCCAGTATCCTGGTGCTGCTGAAGAG GTGTGTGATGGATGACGACAACGAGGTCAGGGACCGGGCCACCTTCTACCTCAACGTGCTGGAGCAGAAGCAGAAGGCCCTCAATGCAGGCTACATCCTGAACG GTCTGGCCGTGTCCATCCCGGGTCTGGAGCGGGCACTGCAGCAGTACACTCTGGAGCCGTCGGAGAAGCCCTTCGACCTCAAGTCCGTGCCCCTGGCCACCGCGCCCGTGGCGGAGCAGAGGACAG AAAGCACCCCGGTCACCGCCGCCAAGCAGCCCGAGAAGGTGGCCGCCACCCGGCAGGAGATCTTCCAGG AGCAGCTGGCGGCTGTGCCCGAGTTCCAGGGGCTGGGGCCCCTCTTCAAGTCCTCGCCTGAGCCCGTGGCCCTCACTGAGTCGGAGACGGAGTACGTCATCCGCTGCACGAAGCACACCTTCACTGACCACATGGTCTTCCAG TTTGACTGCACGAACACACTCAACGACCAGACCCTGGAGAACGTCACGGTGCAGATGGAGCCCACGGAGGCCTATGAGGTGCTGTGTTACGTGCCTGCCCGGAGCCTGCCCTACAACCAGCCTGGGACCTGCTACACGCTGGTGGCCCTGCCCAAGGAAGACCCCACGGCGG TGGCCTGCACGTTCAGCTGCGTGATGAAGTTCACCGTCAAAGACTGCGACCCCACCACCGGGGAGGCGGACGACGAGGGCTACGAGGACGAGTATGTG CTGGAGGATCTGGAAGTCACGATAGCGGATCACATCCAGAAGGTCATGAAGCTGAACTTCGAGGCAGCCTGGGACGAGGTGGGGGATGAGTTCCAGAAGGAGGAGACGTTCACCTTGTCCACCATCAAGACACTCGAGG AGGCTGTGGGCAATATCGTCAAGTTCTTAGGAATGCACCCTTGTGAGCGGTCTGACAAAGTGCCGGACAACAAGAACATGCACACGCTGCTCCTGGCCG CGGCATTAAGCACATTCCCGGTGTTTTGCATCTATCACCATCATCCACCTCCAGAACTTCCCGTCATCCCAGACGTCTTCCCAGACTGA